From a region of the Hallerella porci genome:
- a CDS encoding FISUMP domain-containing protein yields the protein MQFILRFGLLAICLCAIACSENSSSASDFDAASICPENLRGTFIDERDGQVYKYTTIGNQIWMAENLNYDSPHSYCADNVENYCEIFGRLYALIENEEDFGNLDSNLVATVCPAGWRVPSEEDWLTLMNTIGGENTRLVDGKFESEYGLRLRSNLFWEYSMYYAGDSCGFSVLPAGFSNKHFKIQGVGESAFFCSSTPNIYSDSTVSIKAGILSGRTFSLVHNGSNKMSIRCIKE from the coding sequence ATGCAATTTATTTTGAGGTTTGGACTGTTGGCGATTTGCCTTTGTGCGATCGCATGCTCCGAAAATAGCAGTAGTGCTAGCGATTTTGATGCGGCGAGCATTTGCCCGGAAAATTTACGCGGCACATTTATCGATGAGCGTGACGGGCAAGTTTACAAATATACGACGATTGGCAATCAAATTTGGATGGCAGAAAATTTGAATTACGATTCGCCGCATAGTTATTGCGCTGATAATGTCGAAAATTATTGCGAAATTTTTGGAAGGTTGTATGCGCTAATTGAAAATGAAGAAGATTTTGGCAATCTTGATTCAAATTTAGTGGCAACTGTTTGTCCAGCGGGGTGGCGTGTGCCTTCTGAAGAAGATTGGCTGACACTGATGAATACGATTGGCGGAGAAAATACTAGGTTGGTTGATGGAAAATTTGAATCTGAATATGGATTAAGATTACGATCAAATTTATTTTGGGAGTATTCGATGTATTATGCTGGAGATTCGTGTGGTTTTAGTGTTCTGCCAGCCGGTTTTTCGAATAAACATTTTAAAATTCAAGGGGTTGGGGAAAGTGCATTTTTTTGTAGTTCAACTCCAAATATTTATTCCGATTCAACAGTATCAATAAAAGCAGGCATTTTATCTGGACGAACATTTTCTTTGGTTCATAATGGATCTAACAAAATGTCTATTCGCTGCATCAAGGAGTGA